From a single Miscanthus floridulus cultivar M001 chromosome 8, ASM1932011v1, whole genome shotgun sequence genomic region:
- the LOC136475662 gene encoding spliceosome-associated protein 130 A-like produces MYLYSLTLQRATGAVCAVIGSFSGRDSKKSAFTQEIAVARGSTLDLLRPDPETGRLRTLLSVDVFGAIRSLAQFRLTGANKDYLVVGSDSGRLVILEYSPDRNRLDKVHQETFGKSGCRRIVPGQLLAVDPKGRALCIAALEKQKLVYVLNRDAAARLTISSPLEAHKSNTLTFALAALDCGFDNPVFAAIELEYADSDRDPTGQAANQAQKLLTFYELDLGLNHVSRKVSEPIDNGANLLVTVPGGGDGPSGVLVCCDNFVLYRNQGHPEIRAVIPRRADLPAERGVLIVAAATHKQKSMFFFLLQTEYGDIFKVDLDHSGDTVSELRIKYFDTIPVTSAVCVLRSGFLFAASEFGNHALYQFRDIGRDADVESSSATLMETEEGFQPVFFQPRALKNLMRIDEIESLMPVMDMRVANLFDEETPQLFTACGRGPRSTLRILRPGLAISEMARSMLPAEPIAVWTVKKNINDMFDAYIVVSFTNVTLVLSIGETIEEVSDSQFLDTTHSLAVTLLGEDSLMQVHPNGIRHIREDGRVNEWRTPGKKTITKVGSNRLQVVIALSGGELIYFEMDMTGQLMEVEKQDMSGDVACLAIAPVPEGRQRSRFLAVGSYDNTIRILSLDPDDCLQPLSVQSVSSAPESLLFLEVQASIGGEDGADYPANLFLNAGLQNGVLFRTNVDMVTGQLSDTRSRFLGLRPPKLFPCIVSHRQAMLCLSSRPWLGYIHQGHFLLTPLSCDTLESAASFSSDQCSEGVVAVAGDALRIFTIERLGETFNETAIPLRYTPRKFVILPKKKYIAVIESDKGAFSAEEREAAKKECLEASGAAENGNANNGDPMENGDGQEDGAEEGNTFPDEQYGYPKAESERWVSCIRILDPRSRDTTCLLELQENEAAVSICTVNFHDKEHGTLLAVGTAKGLQFWPRRTLAGGFIHVYKFVDEGRSLELLHKTQVEEVPLALCQFQGRLLAGVGSVLRLYDLGKRKLLRKCENKLFPRTIVSIHTYRDRIYVGDMQESFHYCKYRRDENQLYIFADDSVPRWLTAAQHIDFDTMAGADKFGNIYFARLPQDISDEIEEDPTGGKIKWEQGKLNGAPNKVEEIVQFHVGDVVTCLQKASLIPGGGECLIYGTVMGSVGALLAFTSREDVDFFSHLEMHLRQEHPPLCGRDHMAYRSAYFPVKDVIDGDLCEQYPSLPADMQRKIADELDRTPGEILKKLEDIRNKII; encoded by the exons atgtATCTCTACAGCCTGACGCTGCAGCGCGCGACGGGCGCGGTGTGCGCCGTCATCGGCAGCTTCAGCGGGCGGGACTCGAAGAAGTCGGCCTTCACGCAGGAGATCGCCGTGGCCCGGGGCAGCACCCTCGACCTCCTCCGCCCGGACCCGGAGACGGGCCGCCTCCGCACGCTCCTCTCCGTCGACGTCTTCGGCGCCATCCGCTCGCTCGCGCAGTTCCGCCTCACCGGCGCCAACAAGGACTACCTCGTCGTCGGCTCCGACTCGGGCCGCCTCGTCATCCTCGAGTACTCCCCCGACCGCAACCGCCTCGACAAGGTCCACCAGGAGACCTTCGGCAAGTCGGGCTGCCGCCGCATCGTCCCCGGCCAGCTCCTCGCCGTCGACCCCAAGGGCCGCGCGCTCTGCATCGCCGCGCTCGAGAAGCAGAAGCTCGTCTACGTCCTCAACCGCGACGCCGCCGCGCGCCTCACCATCTCGTCCCCGCTCGAGGCGCACAAGTCCAACACCCTCACCTTCGCCCTCGCCGCGCTCGACTGCGGGTTCGACAACCCCGTCTTCGCCGCCATCGAGCTCGAGTACGCCGATTCTGACCGCGACCCGACGGGGCAGGCCGCCAACCAGGCGCAGAAGCTCCTCACCTTCTACGAGCTTGACCTGGGGCTCAACCATGTCTCCCGCAAGGTCTCTGAGCCGATTGATAATGGCGCCAATCTTCTCGTGACTGTCCCTGGTGGTGGTGACGGTCCGAGCGGGGTTCTCGTGTGCTGTGACAATTTCGTGCTGTACCGGAACCAGGGTCACCCAGAGATTCGTGCTGTGATTCCACGCCGTGCTGACCTCCCTGCTGAGCGCGGCGTCCTCATTGTTGCTGCCGCCACACACAAACAAAAGAGTATGTTCTTCTTCCTGCTACAGACTGAGTATGGTGACATCTTCAAGGTTGACCTTGACCATAGTGGGGATACTGTTAGTGAGCTCAGGATCAAATACTTTGACACCATACCAGTGACATCAGCTGTCTGTGTGCTGCGATCTGGTTTCCTCTTTGCTGCTTCTGAGTTTGGCAACCATGCACTTTACCAGTTCCGTGATATTGGTAGAGATGCGGATGTCGAGTCCTCTTCTGCAACACTGATGGAGACAGAGGAGGGATTCCAGCCAGTTTTCTTTCAGCCAAGGGCACTGAAGAACCTCATGCGCATAGATGAGATTGAGAGCCTCATGCCAGTCATGGACATGCGTGTCGCGAATTTATTTGACGAGGAAACACCCCAGTTGTTCACTGCCTGTGGCCGTGGTCCACGCTCCACACTGCGCATCCTGAGGCCTGGCCTTGCTATCAGTGAGATGGCCCGATCAATGCTCCCTGCCGAGCCTATTGCTGTGTGGACTGTCAAGAAGAACATCAATGACATGTTTGATGCTTACATTGTTGTGTCCTTTACTAATGTAACACTTGTGCTCTCTATTGGTGAGACCATTGAAGAAGTCAGTGACAGCCAGTTCCTGGACACCACGCACTCCCTTGCAGTCACGCTCCTTGGTGAGGACTCTCTAATGCAGGTCCACCCAAATGGCATCCGGCACATCAGGGAGGATGGTCGTGTCAATGAGTGGAGGACGCCTGGAAAGAAAACTATTACAAAGGTTGGATCAAACCGTCTCCAGGTGGTAATCGCTCTTAGTGGTGGAGAGCTCATCTATTTTGAGATGGACATGACTGGTCAGCTCATGGAGGTGGAGAAGCAGGACATGTCTGGTGATGTTGCGTGCCTGGCCATTGCGCCGGTCCCTGAGGGGAGGCAAAGGTCAAGATTTCTTGCTGTAGGATCCTATGATAACACCATCCGTATCCTCTCACTGGACCCTGACGATTGCCTGCAGCCTCTAAGTGTCCAGAGTGTATCATCGGCACCGGAGTCACTTTTATTCTTGGAGGTCCAGGCCTCTATTGGTGGTGAGGATGGTGCAGACTATCCAGCCAATCTTTTCCTCAATGCTGGTTTGCAGAATGGTGTACTTTTCCGGACCAACGTCGACATGGTTACGGGTCAGCTATCAGACACACGTTCTCGATTCCTTGGCCTGAGACCTCCAAAGCTATTCCCTTGTATAGTTAGCCACAGGCAAGCAATGCTCTGCCTGTCCAGCCGTCCTTGGCTGGGTTATATACATCAAGGCCATTTTCTCTTGACACCATTGTCCTGTGATACGCTCGAATCTGCAGCATCATTTTCTTCTGATCAGTGCTCAGAAGGTGTAGTTGCTGTTGCGGGAGATGCCCTACGTATTTTCACCATTGAGCGCCTGGGGGAGACTTTCAATGAGACGGCTATCCCTCTACGCTACACCCCAAGGAAGTTTGTGATTCTACCAAAGAAAAAATATATTGCTGTCATTGAGAGTGATAAGGGTGCGTTCAGCGCAGAAGAGCGAGAAGCTGCTAAGAAAGAGTGCCTTGAGGCTTCTGGTGCAGCGGAGAATGGAAATGCAAATAATGGTGATCCAATGGAGAATGGTGATGGTCAAGAAGATGGTGCTGAGGAGGGTAACACGTTTCCTGATGAACAATATGGTTATCCAAAGGCTGAATCTGAGAGGTGGGTTTCCTGCATTAGGATCCTTGATCCAAGGAGTAGGGACACAACCTGTCTGCTGGAATTGCAGGAAAATGAGGCTGCTGTCAGTATTTGCACTGTGAATTTCCATGATAAGGAGCACGGAACTCTACTGGCTGTTGGCACTGCCAAGGGATTGCAGTTCTGGCCAAGGAGGACCCTTGCTGGTGGATTCATTCACGTATATAAGTTTGTGGACGAAGGGAGGTCACTTGAACTTCTACACAAGACACAAGTGGAGGAAGTACCTCTTGCGTTGTGCCAATTCCAGGGACGATTACTTGCAGGTGTTGGTTCAGTGCTCAGACTATATGATCTGGGGAAGAGAAAGTTGCTCAGAAAATGTGAAAACAAGCTTTTTCCGAGGACAATAGTGTCTATTCATACCTACCGTGATAGGATCTATGTTGGTGATATGCAAGAG TCATTTCACTATTGCAAGTACAGACGAGATGAAAACCAACTCTATATATTTGCTGATGACAGTGTTCCCAGATGGCTTACAGCAGCACAACACATAGATTTTGACACTATGGCTGGAGCAGATAAGTTTGGGAATATATATTTTGCTCGTCTTCCTCAGGATATCTCAGATGAGATTGAAGAAGACCCAACTGGAGGCAAGATTAAATGGGAGCAAGGGAAGTTAAATGGTGCCCCTAACAAAGTTGAGGAGATTGTGCAGTTTCATGTCGGTGATGTTGTAACATGTTTGCAGAAAGCCTCTTTGATTCCTGGTGGAGGTGAATGTCTTATTTATGGGACTGTGATGGGCAGTGTGGGAGCACTGCTTGCATTCACCTCCAGGGAAGATGTTGACTTCTTCTCTCACTTGGAGATGCATCTCCGCCAGGAGCATCCACCATTATGTGGAAGAGATCACATGGCTTACAGATCTGCTTATTTTCCAGTGAAG GATGTGATAGATGGTGATCTCTGCGAGCAGTACCCCTCCCTCCCAGCTGATATGCAGAGGAAGATTGCTGATGAGCTGGACAGAACTCCTGGTGAGATCCTGAAGAAGCTAGAAGACATCAGGAACAAAATCATCTAA
- the LOC136471072 gene encoding uncharacterized protein isoform X2 — translation MSGQIHRSGANGQPVEDTAGLIPVTDQLRTTMRMRILEYVRSTPSLAEWQPRLPELVKWLEETLYTKFPNKNDYYTMMKGPVEPQLQFAIMTLSAQNQQNPQMSGQAAQINQVSGSGVVVGFGGADGILQHQLMQDTAAMSGVDQQFVMLRTAMREKIFEYIGKKQTSAEWRKRLPELAHRLEEILYRTFPNKNDYYNMMKGPIELQLQFAIRTLSAQNQQNPQMSGQAAQMNQVSGSGVVVGVGADGILPHQLMQDMAAMSGTDQQFVMLRTAMREKIFEYIGKKQTSAEWRKRLPELAHRLEEILYRTFPNKNDYYNMMKGPIELQLQFAIRTLSAQNQQNPQMSGQAAQMNQVSGSGVVVGVGADGILPHQLMQDMAAMSGTDQQFVMLRTAMREKIFDYMGREQMSTEWGKRLPELAKRLEDILYRTFPNKNDYYNMMKGPIEPQLKFAIKTLVDQHQQYQQNLQLPTQTPSSSSSNQWHGDSTCQALKSEYVGKMGMTYGSAQR, via the exons ATGTCGGGGCAGATTCACCGCAGCGGCGCCAACGGGCAGCCGGTGGAGGATACGGCTGGCCTCATCCCGGTGACGGACCAGCTGCGCACCACCATGCGCATGAGgat ACTTGAGTATGTGCGAAGCACACCTTCGTTGGCTGAGTGGCAGCCACGGTTGCCGGAACTGGTAAAGTGGCTCGAGGAGACCTTGTATACAAAATTTCCAAACAAG AATGACTACTACACTATGATGAAGGGACCAGTTGAGCCACAATTGCAGTTTGCTATTATGACACTGAGTGCTCAGAATCAACAAAACCCACAGATGTCTGGGCAGGCAGCGCAGATAAATCAGGTCTCTGGCAGCGGTGTCGTTGTTGGTTTTGGTGGCGCTGACGGGATCCTGCAGCACCAGCTGATGCAGGATACGGCAGCCATGTCAGGAGTGGACCAGCAATTTGTCATGCTACGAACCGCTATGCGCGAAAAGAT ATTCGAGTATATAGGAAAGAAACAGACGTCAGCTGAGTGGAGGAAGCGGTTGCCAGAACTGGCACATCGGCTTGAGGAGATCTTGTACAGAACATTCCCAAACAAG AATGACTACTACAATATGATGAAGGGACCAATTGAGCTACAATTGCAGTTTGCTATTAGGACACTGAGCGCTCAGAATCAACAAAACCCACAGATGTCTGGGCAGGCAGCGCAGATGAATCAGGTCTCTGGCAGCGGGGTCGTTGTTGGTGTTGGTGCCGATGGGATCCTGCCGCACCAGCTGATGCAGGATATGGCAGCCATGTCAGGAACGGATCAGCAATTTGTCATGCTACGAACTGCTATGCGCGAAAAGAT ATTCGAGTATATAGGAAAGAAACAGACGTCAGCTGAGTGGAGGAAGCGGTTGCCAGAACTGGCACATCGGCTTGAGGAGATCTTGTACAGAACATTCCCAAACAAG AATGACTACTACAATATGATGAAGGGACCAATTGAGCTACAATTGCAGTTTGCTATTAGGACACTGAGCGCTCAGAATCAACAAAACCCACAGATGTCTGGGCAGGCAGCGCAGATGAATCAGGTCTCTGGCAGCGGGGTCGTTGTTGGTGTTGGTGCCGATGGGATCCTGCCGCACCAGCTGATGCAGGATATGGCAGCCATGTCAGGAACGGATCAGCAATTTGTCATGCTACGAACTGCTATGCGCGAAAAGAT ATTCGACTATATGGGAAGGGAACAGATGTCAACTGAGTGGGGGAAGCGGTTGCCAGAACTGGCAAAGCGGCTTGAGGACATCTTGTACAGAACATTCCCAAACAAG AATGACTACTACAATATGATGAAGGGACCAATTGAGCCACAGTTGAAGTTTGCTATTAAGACCTTGGTTGATCAGCACCAGCAATATCAACAAAACCTACAGCTGCCAACGCAGACACCATCTTCATCCAGCTCAAATCAG TGGCATGGCGATTCAACTTGTCAAGCTCTGAAGTCTGAATATGTTGGCAAGATGGGGATGACATACGGATCTGCGCAGCGGTAG
- the LOC136471072 gene encoding uncharacterized protein isoform X1 has product MSGQIHRSGANGQPVEDTAGLIPVTDQLRTTMRMRILEYVRSTPSLAEWQPRLPELVKWLEETLYTKFPNKNDYYTMMKGPVEPQLQFAIMTLSAQNQQNPQMSGQAAQINQVSGSGVVVGFGGADGILQHQLMQDTAAMSGVDQQFVMLRTAMREKIFEYIGKKQTSAEWRKRLPELAHRLEEILYRTFPNKNDYYNMMKGPIELQLQFAIRTLSAQNQQNPQMSGQAAQMNQVSGSGVVVGVGADGILPHQLMQDMAAMSGTDQQFVMLRTAMREKIFEYIGKKQTSAEWRKRLPELAHRLEEILYRTFPNKNDYYNMMKGPIELQLQFAIRTLSAQNQQNPQMSGQAAQMNQVSGSGVVVGVGADGILPHQLMQDMAAMSGTDQQFVMLRTAMREKIFDYMGREQMSTEWGKRLPELAKRLEDILYRTFPNKNDYYNMMKGPIEPQLKFAIKTLVDQHQQYQQNLQLPTQTPSSSSSNQDVNLDGLSELFASLHLQFASTHAEERD; this is encoded by the exons ATGTCGGGGCAGATTCACCGCAGCGGCGCCAACGGGCAGCCGGTGGAGGATACGGCTGGCCTCATCCCGGTGACGGACCAGCTGCGCACCACCATGCGCATGAGgat ACTTGAGTATGTGCGAAGCACACCTTCGTTGGCTGAGTGGCAGCCACGGTTGCCGGAACTGGTAAAGTGGCTCGAGGAGACCTTGTATACAAAATTTCCAAACAAG AATGACTACTACACTATGATGAAGGGACCAGTTGAGCCACAATTGCAGTTTGCTATTATGACACTGAGTGCTCAGAATCAACAAAACCCACAGATGTCTGGGCAGGCAGCGCAGATAAATCAGGTCTCTGGCAGCGGTGTCGTTGTTGGTTTTGGTGGCGCTGACGGGATCCTGCAGCACCAGCTGATGCAGGATACGGCAGCCATGTCAGGAGTGGACCAGCAATTTGTCATGCTACGAACCGCTATGCGCGAAAAGAT ATTCGAGTATATAGGAAAGAAACAGACGTCAGCTGAGTGGAGGAAGCGGTTGCCAGAACTGGCACATCGGCTTGAGGAGATCTTGTACAGAACATTCCCAAACAAG AATGACTACTACAATATGATGAAGGGACCAATTGAGCTACAATTGCAGTTTGCTATTAGGACACTGAGCGCTCAGAATCAACAAAACCCACAGATGTCTGGGCAGGCAGCGCAGATGAATCAGGTCTCTGGCAGCGGGGTCGTTGTTGGTGTTGGTGCCGATGGGATCCTGCCGCACCAGCTGATGCAGGATATGGCAGCCATGTCAGGAACGGATCAGCAATTTGTCATGCTACGAACTGCTATGCGCGAAAAGAT ATTCGAGTATATAGGAAAGAAACAGACGTCAGCTGAGTGGAGGAAGCGGTTGCCAGAACTGGCACATCGGCTTGAGGAGATCTTGTACAGAACATTCCCAAACAAG AATGACTACTACAATATGATGAAGGGACCAATTGAGCTACAATTGCAGTTTGCTATTAGGACACTGAGCGCTCAGAATCAACAAAACCCACAGATGTCTGGGCAGGCAGCGCAGATGAATCAGGTCTCTGGCAGCGGGGTCGTTGTTGGTGTTGGTGCCGATGGGATCCTGCCGCACCAGCTGATGCAGGATATGGCAGCCATGTCAGGAACGGATCAGCAATTTGTCATGCTACGAACTGCTATGCGCGAAAAGAT ATTCGACTATATGGGAAGGGAACAGATGTCAACTGAGTGGGGGAAGCGGTTGCCAGAACTGGCAAAGCGGCTTGAGGACATCTTGTACAGAACATTCCCAAACAAG AATGACTACTACAATATGATGAAGGGACCAATTGAGCCACAGTTGAAGTTTGCTATTAAGACCTTGGTTGATCAGCACCAGCAATATCAACAAAACCTACAGCTGCCAACGCAGACACCATCTTCATCCAGCTCAAATCAG GATGTGAATCTTGATGGTCTCTCTGAGCTGTTTGCATCCCTCCACCTCCAGTTTGCATCCACACATGCTGAAGAGCGGGATTAA